One Candidatus Krumholzibacteriia bacterium DNA window includes the following coding sequences:
- a CDS encoding NAD(P)H-binding protein has translation MDSRLVLILGATGMLGRPVVQSLMSQGRVVRALVRNAAAARRLLGDSVEIIEGSALQERDVQGAMSGCQAVHINLTREAELVAMRHVVHAGARAGLERVSYVSATTACEENRWFEVVDVKMRTEEVLRRSGIPYVIFCPTWVMETLENFIHGGRGAIIIGRNPPELHFFAAADFGRMVAQSYDDERALGKRLFIHGPDGVKLPDALERYYAACYPQLRVIRLKLWHARLVARLTRRPGLTYVTKLIDYFDRVGELGDPREANALLGAPSTTLDEWFAMPHGGQQGLPH, from the coding sequence ATGGACTCCCGACTAGTCTTGATATTGGGAGCGACTGGCATGCTGGGCCGACCGGTCGTGCAGTCTCTGATGTCGCAAGGGCGCGTTGTGCGTGCTCTAGTGCGCAACGCTGCAGCGGCCCGACGCCTGCTGGGCGATTCCGTCGAGATCATCGAGGGGAGCGCGCTTCAGGAGCGGGACGTCCAAGGAGCGATGTCGGGTTGTCAGGCGGTCCACATCAACCTCACGCGGGAAGCGGAACTGGTTGCCATGCGGCACGTGGTCCACGCAGGGGCAAGGGCGGGACTTGAACGCGTGTCCTACGTTTCGGCGACCACGGCCTGCGAGGAGAACCGATGGTTCGAGGTCGTGGACGTGAAGATGCGCACGGAGGAGGTCCTGCGCCGAAGCGGCATCCCCTACGTCATCTTCTGTCCGACTTGGGTCATGGAGACGCTCGAGAACTTTATCCACGGAGGTCGCGGGGCGATCATCATCGGACGGAATCCCCCCGAGTTACACTTTTTTGCCGCCGCAGACTTCGGACGGATGGTGGCCCAGTCCTACGACGACGAGCGCGCACTCGGCAAGCGCTTGTTCATTCACGGGCCGGATGGTGTGAAGCTCCCCGACGCTCTCGAGCGCTATTACGCTGCCTGCTACCCCCAACTGAGGGTGATACGATTGAAACTGTGGCATGCGCGGCTCGTTGCACGGCTGACCCGGCGGCCAGGGCTTACCTACGTGACAAAGCTGATCGATTACTTCGACCGGGTAGGGGAACTCGGCGACCCTCGCGAAGCGAATGCTCTACTCGGCGCGCCGTCTACCACGCTTGATGAGTGGTTCGCCATGCCACATGGCGGGCAACAGGGACTGCCGCATTGA
- the lepB gene encoding signal peptidase I, which produces MRFLNRRRGFVLGITLICLAAIPSYIRAFVIVGDSDAPAFVTGDRVLVNLGAYDIRLPYASSQLARVRDPVPGDMIVFRLLDGQLVVKRVIAGPGTRISMQGNHVTIDGTALGYAAVAPHEKAVISRGRLGAVVEIERGNGPEVYISFDRGRGGVGDFEERVVPEGFFFVLGSNRDASMDSRQFGPVARERILGQVIGRVWSAG; this is translated from the coding sequence ATGAGATTTCTCAACCGGCGTCGCGGCTTCGTTCTTGGGATCACGCTCATATGTCTGGCGGCCATTCCGAGCTACATCCGCGCGTTCGTGATCGTCGGCGACTCGGATGCCCCAGCTTTCGTTACCGGAGACCGAGTCCTCGTGAACCTCGGTGCGTACGACATCCGGCTGCCGTACGCCAGCAGTCAGCTGGCGAGAGTGAGGGACCCGGTACCAGGTGACATGATCGTGTTTCGACTCCTTGATGGCCAGCTTGTGGTCAAGAGGGTGATCGCAGGCCCGGGGACCCGGATCTCCATGCAGGGCAACCACGTGACGATCGACGGCACTGCTCTGGGCTACGCCGCTGTGGCTCCCCATGAGAAAGCAGTCATCAGCCGCGGGCGCCTTGGAGCAGTGGTTGAGATCGAGCGCGGGAACGGACCGGAGGTGTATATCTCATTCGATCGGGGCCGTGGTGGCGTCGGAGACTTTGAGGAACGAGTTGTTCCTGAAGGCTTCTTCTTTGTCTTGGGATCGAACCGCGACGCTTCGATGGACTCCCGCCAGTTCGGGCCGGTTGCTCGAGAACGAATCCTGGGGCAGGTCATTGGTCGTGTGTGGTCCGCGGGCTAA
- a CDS encoding beta-lactamase family protein has translation MNETRIVKRLEALLDGLIERKEIHSAVMSVVSEDGTFRWAGARGEMSPDGAPMLPTTPWFIASITKLFIASTVLRMVGEGELALEDRLVDRLAGSVTERLHVLDGEDRTDRITVEHLLGHTSGLADFIEDYPASRRNEGADRRSLVEILVEDGDRAWSLEDTARWVRERLVPHFAPQPLDARRVRIRYSDTNYQLLIGIIEGRRGAPFFQVLEDLILGPLGLEDTWLPGHRRGSGPEPDVAALYAGVEVARFPSFLASIGDMNSTCEDLIRFLRAVVGGRLFRDPGTWRRMRARWRQFSLPLDRAALRQPGWPIEYGLGVMRFRLPRFLTPFRPVPQVVGHTGSTGTWLFHAPEPDLFLAGAVSQIAAGAIPFKVVPRVLRAVADGQK, from the coding sequence ATGAACGAGACGCGGATCGTCAAGCGCCTGGAGGCTCTGCTCGACGGGCTCATCGAGCGGAAGGAGATCCACTCCGCCGTGATGTCGGTCGTCTCCGAGGATGGGACGTTCCGGTGGGCCGGTGCCCGGGGCGAGATGTCTCCGGACGGCGCGCCCATGCTGCCGACGACTCCCTGGTTTATCGCGAGCATCACCAAGCTCTTTATCGCCTCGACCGTGCTGCGGATGGTGGGAGAAGGAGAGCTGGCGCTCGAGGATCGCCTCGTGGACCGGCTTGCAGGCTCCGTCACGGAACGGCTCCACGTGCTCGACGGCGAAGACCGCACCGACCGGATCACGGTGGAGCACCTTCTGGGCCACACGTCGGGGCTGGCGGACTTCATCGAAGACTACCCGGCGTCGCGGCGGAACGAGGGAGCCGACCGACGCAGCCTGGTGGAGATCCTGGTGGAGGACGGCGATAGGGCATGGTCGCTGGAGGACACGGCTCGATGGGTCCGCGAGAGGCTTGTGCCCCACTTTGCGCCGCAGCCTCTGGACGCGCGGCGCGTCCGTATCCGGTACTCGGACACGAACTACCAGCTTCTCATCGGGATCATCGAGGGACGCCGCGGGGCGCCTTTCTTCCAAGTCCTGGAAGATCTGATTCTGGGTCCCCTGGGACTCGAGGACACCTGGCTTCCGGGCCACCGCCGGGGGAGCGGTCCGGAGCCCGACGTGGCCGCACTTTACGCCGGTGTGGAGGTCGCCCGGTTCCCCAGCTTCCTAGCCTCGATCGGTGACATGAACTCGACCTGCGAAGATCTCATTCGGTTCTTGAGGGCCGTCGTGGGGGGCCGTCTCTTTCGGGATCCCGGCACCTGGCGGCGCATGCGGGCGCGGTGGCGCCAGTTCTCCTTGCCGCTGGACCGCGCCGCTCTCCGGCAGCCGGGCTGGCCGATCGAGTACGGCCTCGGGGTCATGCGTTTCCGGCTCCCGCGCTTCCTCACGCCCTTTCGGCCAGTGCCGCAGGTCGTGGGACACACCGGCTCCACCGGGACGTGGCTCTTTCACGCCCCGGAGCCGGACCTGTTCCTCGCGGGGGCGGTGAGCCAGATCGCCGCCGGTGCCATCCCATTCAAGGTGGTTCCCAGAGTCCTCCGGGCGGTGGCGGACGGCCAGAAATGA
- a CDS encoding VOC family protein, whose product MNKVTPFLMFNDQLEAAMEFYAATFPGSEVRKVARAGEDGPVSSAEFVVGGQLFLGYNGGSYFSFSEGVSLYVDCADQAET is encoded by the coding sequence ATGAACAAAGTGACACCTTTTTTGATGTTCAATGATCAGTTGGAAGCGGCGATGGAGTTTTATGCGGCGACGTTTCCGGGGTCGGAGGTGCGGAAGGTGGCGCGTGCGGGGGAGGATGGTCCGGTGAGCTCGGCGGAGTTCGTGGTGGGTGGTCAGCTCTTCCTGGGTTACAACGGGGGGTCGTACTTCAGCTTCTCGGAGGGGGTCTCGCTCTACGTGGACTGCGCGGATCAGGCTGAGACCTAG
- a CDS encoding N-6 DNA methylase — MSLALNKPKLDNLADEIWKSAERLRGKFKPYEYQNVVLPMIVIRRLECVLIKWREEKAAEVLAKRPKLTEKELAKLVKGLETSTAPFSNKTDWTLRRVYEEDHTLLDENFRAYINGFSKNVDDIIEHFNYRATIGLMVKNNRLAPILNQYKEMDLGPDKLSPLEMGYVYEELLRRFSEQSGEEAGEHFTPREVIRLMVELLEIPIPDRHLSIYDPACGTGGMLSVAKEHLLDCAATPCVRWSETTSDSCGPGERQVRLEGFCKQRRSFWLLVCSGLLLIGCGEESTVEPKAHILDGEWAYSFAATSPVVCPAVPVLVGCSGGGVLLFTGSGTSLQCAYSLRGACQDCGFVGDYGSSGNVENLGVSKGEVRFQIANCQFTAQLPMSAEDQIAGVVSCTMGLDPEPSGSWRMIRKD, encoded by the coding sequence ATGTCCCTTGCCCTGAACAAACCCAAGCTCGATAACCTCGCCGACGAGATCTGGAAGTCGGCCGAGCGGCTGCGCGGCAAATTCAAGCCGTACGAGTACCAGAACGTCGTCCTGCCGATGATCGTGATCCGCCGCCTGGAGTGCGTGCTGATCAAGTGGCGCGAAGAGAAGGCAGCTGAGGTGCTGGCCAAGCGGCCCAAGCTGACCGAGAAGGAACTGGCCAAACTGGTGAAGGGGCTGGAGACGAGCACGGCTCCCTTCTCCAACAAGACCGACTGGACGCTGCGCCGGGTCTACGAGGAGGACCACACCCTCCTCGACGAGAACTTCCGCGCCTACATCAACGGGTTCTCGAAGAACGTCGACGACATCATCGAGCACTTCAACTACCGGGCCACCATCGGGCTGATGGTGAAGAACAACCGGCTGGCCCCTATCCTGAATCAGTACAAGGAAATGGATCTCGGCCCGGACAAGCTCTCGCCGCTGGAGATGGGTTACGTCTACGAGGAGCTGCTGCGGCGATTCTCGGAACAAAGCGGCGAGGAGGCCGGAGAGCACTTCACGCCACGAGAAGTCATCCGCCTGATGGTGGAGCTGCTCGAAATCCCGATCCCCGACCGGCACCTCTCCATCTACGACCCTGCCTGCGGCACGGGCGGAATGCTGTCGGTGGCGAAGGAACATCTCCTCGATTGCGCCGCCACCCCGTGCGTGAGGTGGTCAGAGACAACGAGTGACTCCTGCGGACCAGGAGAAAGGCAAGTGCGACTCGAAGGATTTTGCAAACAGCGACGGTCATTTTGGTTGCTGGTGTGCAGTGGGCTGCTGCTCATCGGGTGCGGCGAGGAGTCAACTGTGGAGCCGAAGGCTCATATTCTCGATGGAGAGTGGGCATACTCATTCGCAGCAACAAGTCCAGTTGTGTGTCCGGCCGTGCCAGTATTGGTGGGATGCAGTGGCGGTGGGGTTCTCCTGTTCACGGGATCAGGCACCTCGCTGCAGTGTGCCTATAGTTTGCGTGGTGCGTGTCAGGACTGTGGGTTTGTCGGGGACTACGGTAGTTCAGGCAACGTCGAGAACCTGGGAGTATCTAAGGGTGAAGTCAGATTCCAGATAGCAAACTGCCAATTCACGGCACAGCTCCCGATGAGCGCCGAAGATCAGATAGCCGGTGTTGTATCTTGCACGATGGGCCTGGATCCCGAGCCAAGCGGCTCATGGCGCATGATAAGAAAAGATTGA